The window CCAGTGACAGGATGGGAATTGGACAGAATGGCGGACCAGCTGGGCTGCGGCTGAGATGTAGTCTGCAGACAAGCAGCAGGGGAAGTGGACAATTGTCACATTGGCCTTTTGCACGAAGCCATCCAGCACTTGCCATCTGGACACGCTCTTTGATTTCCTGCTGCTCCGTATCTGCTGCATGATTTTGCACCAGCATGGATGCCACACAGTTGCTGTCTCTCGTTGTGTGCCGCTGTCTCGCCGCCTCTCCACTTGCATGGTTTTCGGGACAGTGCTTGGCATGGAATTTGTGAAACAACGTGCTTATTTCTCGGAAACTTTCCACGAATTCATGTGTACTGTTGCACAGTAGCCAATCTTCCGTGTGCTCCGTCCAATTCGAGGACTGATGGTGCTACTCTACTTGCGGTCTTTGGGCGTCCCAAAAAAGAGCTTCTCGACGTCTCCGCAACGGGCCGTGCCTAGAACTGTTTGGGTGTAAGAGCAATTTCAAAGCTTGCAGCCATTGGCTGACGGCAGATTCCCTTCTCCACACTTGTTGGATCTGTTCATTTCACGCCAATTGCTGGGTCTGGGCGTCTGTGTTGGATTTGCCTGCAGCCGATCGGTCTGGCTGGACCATTTTAGGTGGGAAGATCCAGCGAAATGTCTCGGGGTTTGATCGATTTCTAGCAAGGGAAGCCGAGACTTGTGGAAAAAGGGTGTGTATGGGAAGAGTCTCTCCCGGTTTGCTGGATCCCTCAACCAAGGAGAGAGCAGTATACTTGAGACTCACTACGCTGCTACTTTGACCGCTCAGGTAAACCAAGAGCAGTCTGAAACCCGGCTGCATATCTTGGTCAAGAGTTATTGCCAATGGACAGCTACATGGATGAGAGATTTGCAGCACAAAACAGAGCTTTGCTATACTAACACGCCGGCACTACACGAGTCATATGTACATTTCGAAATACGGAGCATACTGtctgctgccatctccaaccTACTcgcatgtacttgtattgCATCACCAAGACGCAGAGACTGAGACACTCCACCACACAATTTCCCGCTTGACGGGCAGAAGAGACACCATGACATCTTGATCACAGCTTGCTGTCCTTCCAGAtcggcttcctcttctcgaCAAAGGCGCGCAAGCCCTCCGTCATGTTGTCTCCGCCGTCCATCTGCGGATAGACGTCTGCCAGGATGCGGTCGGTGCTCTGCTTGGGGTTCTCGGCCTCCCAGCCGGCCTGCAGGCCCTCGCGGGCCACAATGACCGAGTCGGGCGAgttgttggccagctcaaTGGCCCATTGCAGGGCCTCGCCCACGACGTCGCCGCCGCGCACAAGCACATGGTTGACCAGCCCCCACCGCAGCATCTCGTCGGCCTTGTAGATGcggcccagcagcgccatctcGGACGCGCGCTGCATGCCCACGGAGCGAATCAGCCGCGGCAGCGCCCCCTGGATCGGCACCACGCCGCGGGCAGCCTCGGGCAGCGCGAAGCGGGCGTCGACGGTGGCGATGACCATGTCGGTGTTGAGGATCATCTCCATGCCGCCGCCCAGGCACAGGCCGTTGACGGCCGCGATGATGGGCTTCTTGCCGCGGCGGTTGCTCAGCCCGCCGAAGCCGCTCGCCGGCGTCTTCTTGGTCGCCTCCTCCGGGTGGGCGTTGCGGTCGTTCCACTCCTTGAggtcggcgccggcgcagAACGCCCGGCCCAtgccggtgatgatggcgcaCCGCAGCGACGGCTCGGCGTCGTACCACTTCCAGAGGCCCTCGAGCTGGAAGTGCATGTCGTTGCGGATGCAGTTGAGCTGCTTGGGGCGGTTGATGGTGACGAGCAGGATGTGCGAGCGCGGCGCCGTGACGATGACATCGTCGACCTTGGGGGGTGAGCTGATGGATATGGCCATGTTGATTTGATCCTTTTTATATCCTCTGTTTCTTCTATTATCGGCTGTTGTTCAAGTGTCTGGTTTCATCAAAGGAGATGCGAAGGAGGTTGACGATGTGACCTCAGCATATGTTATGCCGGATAACGAATAGAATCGCAGCAGTGGCCAGCACCAAAAGAAGCCTCGCCtccttatttttttttctgctctccTCCAGAGAAACCTTTATATCTCATTCACTGTATGAAAAACAATGAGATTGCGACTGCAAAATAGTTCATGGCGTCGCTGCTGACGCTCAGCTTTTGATTATGTTCTTTGCAAACTCACCCTGACGGTGTGAATGTTGGGCTCAAGTCAAGAGACAGACTTGACCGGTTGTTTTGGCTACGCGCCCTGAATGGTCCGGCGCTGTGGGGCTCAGCCTCGGCCCGTGCTTCTCCTCATTTTGAGCCGAGCGTTTTGCTTATATACCGGgacttgatgctgcttggTAGGTATGGAGTGTAAAAAAGGATTGATAAGAGGTGAATTGATTTGAGAAACGGCGGATTGGTTCTAGTGCCAATGTTGTATTACAAAAGatctggctggtggctggTGGACAATTATTTGGTGTGGGTATGAACTGACACCATCTATACATACAGCCAGACCAACTTATaacaacttcatcatcaatctcAAAAAGTAACATGATTATTACGTATTCATTTACAAACATTCCCTGGACTATTTTCAAAAGTCCCCAGTACCCCAAGCCCCTCCCTAGTTGTACATGATTTTTTTATGTTTCGACTCCCCTTTCTTCGTTGCAGTTATGCTCTCAATTTcgcatatatacatacattTCTTCCTACAGGACTTGGACAGTTTGACGCGGGGTTCGACAGTTGCGCGTATCTTTTACTAATCAAAAGACGCAAGTACCAAAAATGAACTGgaataagagaaagaaggaaaaaataaagtaGCCGATTAGTATGAGTAGTTGCCAGAAAACAAATATCCGTGTAGTGGTGTCCCGTGTCCGCGATACAGCCCTTTACGCCGGCAAGCCTCGTTTCTCGCACtcggtgaagaagatgagcatgCGCCAGAGCTTCTTGACCAGATCCTCTGCTTCGTCGTCGAGTGCCTGTCATTGCCCCCATTCATTAGTATTCATAACAAGACCAAAAAATATCACAAAAGGACGAGAGTATTAAAACTTACCCCCTCGAGCTCCTCCACCAACGCTCCAGCAGTCCCATGCTTGCGCAAATGCTCCTCCACAGCCTccaccagcatctcctcctGCACGCCCAGATACTcgacaatcttcttctccacaaaCGGCCGCAGCTTGTCGCGCACCACCGCGTCGTCCATAAAGTCCCACTTGACCTCCCACGCCCAGAGGCCGTCCTTTTCCGACGGAATCTCCTGCGCGAGCGCCCGCACGGCCTGCGAGATTTCTTCCTCCGACATGCCTGCCGCGCCCGAGGTGGCGTCCAGCTGGATGGGGATGAGCTGGCGGCGGGTGGACTCGacttcctcgtcgtccaggAGGCCTTCGACCTCGGCGATTGTGCGGCGCTGGGGCGCTGCGCGTGAGGCTTGGGCtcgctgggctgctgctccgaGAGACAGCTTGAAGGGCTGCggtgcggcggcggcggcggcggcttcgcgctgctccatctcccgAGCCTGCTGGTCCAGGAAATCGTCGGCCATGCCCCGAGCATGTTCCAGCCGGGCCTGCTCGCGGCTACGCTCCACCTTTTCGGCCTGGCGGTCGGCTTCGTCTCGCGCCTCTTCCTCGGCGCGGTCTGAATTTCGTTTCCTTGCCCAGCCGGCGCGATCTCGGTAGTACATGTGCGATTTGCGCGTCGCCTCTCGTTCGTCGTCCCAGgacttctccctctccagctgctcctgttttcttctctcgaGATTCTCAATGTCGTGCCTTTCTCGCTCCCGTTCTCGCTCTAGTGCTGCCTGTCGTGATCGCTCTCTGTTGACCCATTTCCTCTCTGCTTCCGCATAAATCTTGTCGTCCTCGGCCTTGCGTTCAGCCGTATATCTCTTCCAAAGCTCTTCATCACTGGCATCGGTATCCTCGTCGTCTCTTCTAGCAGACGGATCTGAATTGTTCATTCCTCCATTCACAAAAGCCACTCTGTTAGATCCGCCTTGGCCCTTGGGTCCAGAAGGGGCGTTGGGCACCGATACGCCTCGAGGTCCCAGCGGCACATTGTTAGAGTTTCTCGGTGGCGAAGCCAGTCTTGATCGGCCAGCGCCGTTTCGTCGTCGTTCCAtttcttcaagctcctctTCTCGCTGTAGACGTTCCATATCCCGTTGAATACTACGCTCACGGAAGGCAGCAATCTCTCCGGCAACGACCTCTCGCATTTCCGGGGGGATATCTGCCAGCTCATCTTCCTGGGCCAGAGGTATGTTGACCACCTCCACGTTCTCCTCCGTCTCGGTATTGCCCATGGCAACATCGCCATTAGTATCGGCTGTCTCGGCAACAGGGGGGTAGAATAGCTCTCGGATAACCTGTTTCAGAGCAGCGCGGGCACTCTCTATCCTCTGCTCAAAGGATGCATCCTCTGCTTTTCCTTCCTTGTAAGACTCCAGGTAGCTGAGCGATGTGGCGTCCACAGCCACTTGcagttttgtcttttccacATCTTCAAAAGAATCGTCGGCTGGAGCGTCACTAGTACTCGGCTGCTTCTTAGTCGGGATTTGGACCTCCTCTTCGCTAAGGAGCTTGACCGCAGCTGCCAGGGAATCAAAGTCCTCGTACAAGGCGAAGCCGAATTTGGTTCCCTTTCGCTCTTCTGACGTGCTATCCGACGGATCCCAGCGCCTCAGCTTACCAACGGCTCCAAGAAGCTTCTTGGTGCCCTCATCTCCGCCCAACCCCTCTGGAATCTGATGTAGGAAGATCGTTCGGAGTTTCTCATCGCTCGTCGGGGGGGAGTAGCGTCTGCATGCTCTCTCTCGCCGCCATTCGGCCTTGATCTGACCCTCGTTCCATGCCAAGCCCGGCTCTTCCTCCGGATTGTGCTGGTCGGTCATCGGATCTGCCGCCACCGGCTGACGCTCCTGTGCCCAGTCGAATCACGGGCGCGTTGAAGTTGATGTTGGGCATGTTGGTCGGGGCTTGGAAGGGCGGCAGGCCACTTGGACGATTAGCTTGGGGCACGTTGGCTTGCTGGAAGCCCGGCGGAGGGGCCATTCCCGGGGCAGAAGACATGCCTGGTGGAGGTCCTACAAGGACGATCGTGTTAGCATCCAGTGGCCTGTATCCGcgatgctggagatgagagaagcaTACCTAACCCAGGAGGAGCGGCCATGCCAGGCGCCGCGCCCGGATAGCCATATCCAGGTGGCGCGCCATAAGGATTGTGCGGTGCTGGGAGTCCATTAGCTGATGCGTAGCGAGCATGAGAACGGCCTCTGTGCTGAGTACCTCCATAGGGATTGTAGGCCATGGTGACGGACTAGGCTCTGCGACTCAGAGCAGCGTCACGCAGGCAGATGGCAGAGAGACGAATTGGTCGTGTCTGCGAGTCCGATATCGCGCCGCTGAAGGGTACAGCTTGTTGAATGGCAAAAAAACAGGGATTCGGTAGAGCAGCTCGTCGATAAGCAGTCTCCAGCGAAAAAGCAGCTTCAAATTGCAGGGTTCTCAGATTGCATTGAAGCGCGATGACAAAGGAGGTTGCTCTGACGCAGTGCCAACATGTGAATAGCTTCAGAGTAAGACTGGCTCGCGATAACCAGCTGTTTTCTTCGCCAGGGTGTTCGGGTGCCGAGATCTGTTGTTGGTTTTGCGATCTGCAGGTTCGAATCGCGGCTCCATTGAACTTTCGGCAGATAAGTTCAAAGGTTGCAGCGCCCCGCATCAACGTTTATCCGCCCGCAGCTTTTTGCAACGACCTTTTGCGGGATGGAGACCTTTTTTGGCTTGGAGAGCGAAAGAGTCGAATTGCAGGAGCCATTGAGGACGGCAAAGATGTGCGTTTCTATTGTTTAATGCATACAATGaatcttttctgttttgctGACATTTATTATAGGGCTGCGACCTCCAGATACGGCAGCATGATGCTGTCTAGACTTGCTGCCCCGGCGCAGGCCCGCGCATTTTCTACAACACTGGCTGTGCGATTCAACGCCTCGAGGCCGAGCTTCAACGAGAGAATAAACCCTCTGGTCGGCAATTTCGTTCCTCCTACGCCAGCTCCTAAGCCCGCCGCAGCGCCAAAGTCTCAGCCCGAAACAGTCACCAAGACAGCGGAGCCCAGCGCCGAATTCACACCACCACCCCCACCTCCTCCCGCTGAATCAGAATcaccatcatcctcctccgccgACAAGTCACAATCCAAATTCCCCTACAACGCCGCCGActcctccaccagctcctTCAACTTCGACATTGCCGAAATCGTCGCCGCCAGATCTGCCGCCTGGGGCCAGTCCCTCAACGTCGGCGACCCCCTCCAGCGGCCCAAGATCCGCACCGAGGCCGTCACCGGCCGCACCGTCTTCATCCAGGATCGCCTGTCCCCGACGTCGGCGCCTACGCCTGCTGTGGCGATTCGCGTGCTGGAGAGGATGTGCCGGGACCAAAAGGTGCGGAACAAGTACCACTCGCAGAAATTccatgagagaaaagggttgaagaagaagaggttgaggagTCAGCGGTGGAGGGCGAGGTTCAAGACGGGATTCAAGGCTGCTGTTAGCAAGGTGATGGAATTGAAGAAGCAGGGCTGGTAAGAAGAGATGTGGCTGTATGATGAAAGATGGATGCAATAGGGAAGCAGGATTcagggaagaaaaaggtgcGTCTGGAAAATGCCATTTAAGACGagctatatatacatgtacaataTGATAGATGGAGGATGAAACGCTTATATGcgaaatatataaagttttgTTATGAAACGAAAGcaatgaagagaatgaaaagaaaaaaatggaaaaaagaagtcaTGTTATGCTGTGTAATCATTTATTCCCATTCCGTAAGTCTATTCATCAATTGTAAAACACATACATGCTAACGCTCAAAGCAAAAATCCAAGTATAAGccagcaaaacaaaacaacacCTCTGTGAAATCCAGCTCACTTCATCCTTACGCCATTGTGCTCCGGAATATCCCCCCCATTCCTCCCTTGTCGGGCTAGGCTGCAAGCTCTGCCCAACCTTTGGCCGCGATCGGAAAACTGCCTCCATATCTGCCTCTTCGGCCAGCTGCTCTAGCAAAAGAGTGGCTTCGTTGAGATCTTCCTCCACTGTGGGAAAGTAGCCACCTTCTTTTCGCTGTGGCATTTTGGATCTCCTGAGAGATCTGCGCCGCTCCATTTGGGCCTTTTGCTGCGCCTGCTCGAATCCAGCCATACTTTTACGAGTCCGACTAGCGAGATCTTCTGAATAGTCTGGCTCAGGGACTTTGATATCCGTTGGCTTGGTGGTAGCGGCTATAGGAGTGGGAGGgtcaagctcctcatcttcaaacaACAGAGACTTTTTACGGCTCATTGACAGTCGAGTGCGCTCAGCCAAGGAAAGTGTATGCCGTGGTTTCGTGCGCTTCATAGGTGCTGGAGTCTTGTCCTTGATAGGCTCAAGAACATCGTCTTCAGGCGCCTTTGTCGACGGCAATCGTGGAGGGCTATTTGATGCCTTTTGTCCCGGCATGGACTTTGTCCTTTCAGGGGGAGACCGACGGCGCGTCGGGCTATCATACCCTGAAGCCTTTTTCGtaggagaaggaggagtaGCCAGCGGCGAGTCGTCAATCTGAGTCAAATCATAGGTGCTTCGCCCAG is drawn from Trichoderma atroviride chromosome 7, complete sequence and contains these coding sequences:
- a CDS encoding uncharacterized protein (EggNog:ENOG41); this translates as MAISISSPPKVDDVIVTAPRSHILLVTINRPKQLNCIRNDMHFQLEGLWKWYDAEPSLRCAIITGMGRAFCAGADLKEWNDRNAHPEEATKKTPASGFGGLSNRRGKKPIIAAVNGLCLGGGMEMILNTDMVIATVDARFALPEAARGVVPIQGALPRLIRSVGMQRASEMALLGRIYKADEMLRWGLVNHVLVRGGDVVGEALQWAIELANNSPDSVIVAREGLQAGWEAENPKQSTDRILADVYPQMDGGDNMTEGLRAFVEKRKPIWKDSKL
- a CDS encoding uncharacterized protein (EggNog:ENOG41), which gives rise to MTDQHNPEEEPGLAWNEGQIKAEWRRERACRRYSPPTSDEKLRTIFLHQIPEGLGGDEGTKKLLGAVGKLRRWDPSDSTSEERKGTKFGFALYEDFDSLAAAVKLLSEEEVQIPTKKQPSTSDAPADDSFEDVEKTKLQVAVDATSLSYLESYKEGKAEDASFEQRIESARAALKQVIRELFYPPVAETADTNGDVAMGNTETEENVEVVNIPLAQEDELADIPPEMREVVAGEIAAFRERSIQRDMERLQREEELEEMERRRNGAGRSRLASPPRNSNNVPLGPRGVSVPNAPSGPKGQGGSNRVAFVNGGMNNSDPSARRDDEDTDASDEELWKRYTAERKAEDDKIYAEAERKWVNRERSRQAALERERERERHDIENLERRKQEQLEREKSWDDEREATRKSHMYYRDRAGWARKRNSDRAEEEARDEADRQAEKVERSREQARLEHARGMADDFLDQQAREMEQREAAAAAAAPQPFKLSLGAAAQRAQASRAAPQRRTIAEVEGLLDDEEVESTRRQLIPIQLDATSGAAGMSEEEISQAVRALAQEIPSEKDGLWAWEVKWDFMDDAVVRDKLRPFVEKKIVEYLGVQEEMLVEAVEEHLRKHGTAGALVEELEGALDDEAEDLVKKLWRMLIFFTECEKRGLPA
- a CDS encoding uncharacterized protein (EggNog:ENOG41) — translated: MAYNPYGGTQHRGRSHARYASANGLPAPHNPYGAPPGYGYPGAAPGMAAPPGLGMLLSSPASRIQATGC
- a CDS encoding mitochondrial 37S ribosomal protein bS21m, with the protein product METFFGLESERVELQEPLRTAKMAATSRYGSMMLSRLAAPAQARAFSTTLAVRFNASRPSFNERINPLVGNFVPPTPAPKPAAAPKSQPETVTKTAEPSAEFTPPPPPPPAESESPSSSSADKSQSKFPYNAADSSTSSFNFDIAEIVAARSAAWGQSLNVGDPLQRPKIRTEAVTGRTVFIQDRLSPTSAPTPAVAIRVLERMCRDQKVRNKYHSQKFHERKGLKKKRLRSQRWRARFKTGFKAAVSKVMELKKQGW